The following coding sequences are from one Arcobacter nitrofigilis DSM 7299 window:
- a CDS encoding cupin domain-containing protein gives MGHVKILKDNCIKWGSMILVTFVLMTNAKAGDLPTFLDKKDILNANFKCLGTTTKYSKEEQKYVDILWDETLKYLNAYAIALTNSKENNCRNSDEAMYDTSAGIKKMCIMDRRDMKLMVKNIYQVINNPDKAKACFSAREDVNWIYSPGGELEEKSPVAKWLKRTTYEEFFNKKVKNKEVKKLGLEFTKNFYKMVTGDEVKMPSVFPYDVSANSLPNLWAAVGWFPMYAEESKRNEKNFLNIRGGYAYGEVFGPWGLLRIEKINGQEVGAEVGMTVQSVNTFYPYHNHAISEIYYNMRVPACVKEFKSFAIREDSPLLKTVEVTDKMRKVQFDSGQAHEHDMWLDSSYKKDPLMYFHQNTIHAFEVDGNCEAKPEERAIVSVWARSNANDRRNDYGTTLLCESAKNPNTPAKRGEMIQCELTHTKW, from the coding sequence ATGGGCCATGTAAAGATTTTAAAAGACAACTGTATCAAATGGGGAAGTATGATACTAGTTACTTTTGTATTAATGACAAATGCAAAAGCAGGTGATTTACCAACTTTCTTAGATAAAAAAGATATTTTAAATGCAAATTTTAAATGTCTTGGAACAACAACTAAGTATTCGAAAGAAGAACAAAAATATGTAGACATCCTTTGGGATGAAACATTAAAGTATTTAAATGCTTATGCAATTGCCTTAACCAATTCTAAAGAGAATAATTGCCGAAATTCTGATGAAGCAATGTATGACACAAGTGCAGGTATCAAAAAAATGTGTATCATGGATAGAAGAGATATGAAGTTAATGGTAAAAAATATTTACCAAGTTATAAATAACCCAGATAAAGCAAAAGCATGCTTTAGTGCAAGGGAAGATGTAAATTGGATATATAGTCCAGGAGGAGAGTTAGAAGAAAAATCTCCAGTTGCAAAATGGCTAAAAAGAACTACTTATGAAGAGTTCTTTAACAAAAAAGTAAAAAATAAAGAAGTAAAAAAATTAGGACTTGAGTTTACAAAAAACTTCTATAAAATGGTAACAGGAGATGAAGTAAAAATGCCTTCAGTTTTTCCTTATGACGTTAGTGCTAACTCACTTCCAAATCTTTGGGCAGCAGTTGGTTGGTTTCCAATGTATGCAGAAGAGAGCAAACGAAATGAAAAGAACTTCTTAAATATCCGAGGAGGTTATGCATATGGGGAAGTATTTGGACCATGGGGTTTACTAAGAATTGAAAAAATAAATGGACAAGAAGTAGGCGCAGAAGTAGGTATGACTGTTCAATCTGTTAATACTTTCTACCCATATCACAACCATGCTATTTCAGAGATTTATTATAATATGAGAGTTCCAGCTTGTGTAAAAGAGTTTAAAAGCTTTGCAATAAGAGAAGATTCACCTCTATTAAAAACTGTAGAAGTAACTGACAAAATGAGAAAAGTTCAATTTGACTCGGGACAAGCGCATGAGCATGATATGTGGTTAGATAGTAGTTATAAAAAAGATCCACTTATGTATTTTCACCAAAATACAATCCATGCTTTTGAAGTTGATGGGAATTGTGAAGCAAAACCAGAAGAGAGAGCAATAGTATCAGTTTGGGCAAGAAGTAATGCTAATGATAGAAGAAATGATTATGGAACAACATTATTGTGTGAATCAGCAAAAAATCCTAATACACCTGCTAAAAGAGGTGAGATGATTCAATGCGAATTAACACATACAAAATGGTAA
- a CDS encoding YhdH/YhfP family quinone oxidoreductase, whose product MKAYIVEKLEDKKFQSGLKDIDIPTIGENEVLIKATYSSLNYKDALSSVGNPGVTRNFPHVTGIDVAGVVEKSNSDKFSVGEKVLVTGYDLGMNTDGGHQEFVKVPDSWVVKIPDTITDREIMTYGTAGLTAALSVNELLNNGITEGNILVTGATGGVGSIAISILHKLGFNTTAISGKEDKIPFLKDLGASEVILRSEFDVENKRPMGSEKFDGVIDTVGGNILAEALKIVRYDGVVTCCGLTSSFELNTNVFPFILRGVRLIGIDSVECKIEKKIAAWEKIASEFKIENLEQLTNEISLDNIKDAYDALLKGKASGRFLVKI is encoded by the coding sequence ATGAAAGCATATATAGTAGAAAAATTAGAAGATAAAAAGTTTCAATCAGGATTAAAAGATATAGATATCCCAACAATTGGAGAAAATGAAGTTTTAATAAAAGCAACATACTCTTCACTTAATTATAAAGATGCTCTAAGTTCTGTTGGAAATCCAGGGGTTACAAGAAATTTTCCCCATGTAACAGGTATTGATGTTGCAGGTGTAGTTGAAAAGTCAAACTCAGATAAATTTTCTGTTGGAGAAAAAGTTTTAGTAACTGGTTATGATCTTGGAATGAATACAGATGGTGGTCATCAAGAGTTTGTTAAGGTTCCAGATTCATGGGTAGTTAAAATCCCAGATACTATCACAGATAGAGAAATTATGACTTATGGAACAGCTGGATTAACTGCTGCTTTAAGTGTAAATGAATTACTAAATAATGGAATTACAGAAGGAAATATTTTAGTAACAGGAGCTACAGGTGGAGTTGGGAGTATTGCAATAAGCATCCTGCATAAACTTGGATTTAATACAACTGCAATTAGTGGTAAAGAGGATAAAATACCATTCTTAAAAGATTTGGGTGCAAGTGAAGTTATCCTAAGAAGTGAATTTGATGTGGAAAATAAAAGACCAATGGGAAGTGAAAAATTTGATGGAGTAATTGATACAGTTGGTGGAAATATTTTAGCAGAAGCATTAAAAATAGTTAGATATGATGGAGTGGTTACTTGTTGTGGATTAACTTCTTCTTTTGAATTAAATACAAATGTATTTCCATTTATTTTAAGAGGAGTTAGACTTATTGGTATTGATTCAGTTGAGTGCAAAATTGAGAAAAAAATTGCAGCTTGGGAAAAAATTGCAAGTGAGTTTAAAATAGAAAATCTAGAACAACTTACAAATGAAATATCATTGGATAATATTAAAGATGCCTATGATGCATTACTTAAAGGTAAAGCTTCAGGAAGATTTTTAGTAAAAATATAA
- a CDS encoding winged helix-turn-helix transcriptional regulator, producing MTKRIDKDFQEIIEKCPVETALDALAGKWKILILWYLRTETKRFSELQKLLPRTTQKMLIQKLRELEEDGVVHREVYPVVPPKVEYSLTDYGKTLKPILKQLYLWGEIHKNKDL from the coding sequence ATGACTAAAAGAATTGATAAAGATTTTCAAGAAATTATTGAAAAATGTCCTGTAGAAACAGCACTTGATGCCCTAGCTGGAAAGTGGAAAATACTAATTTTGTGGTATTTGAGAACTGAAACAAAAAGATTTAGTGAATTACAAAAACTTCTTCCAAGAACGACACAAAAGATGTTGATACAAAAGTTAAGAGAACTTGAAGAAGATGGAGTAGTTCATCGTGAAGTTTATCCTGTCGTTCCACCAAAGGTTGAATATTCGTTAACTGATTATGGGAAAACATTAAAACCAATATTAAAACAACTGTATTTATGGGGTGAAATTCATAAAAACAAGGATTTATAA